The genomic window CGCGCCACCGACAGATGGAAGACCGGCTCCCTGGGCCCCGCCCTCAAACCGCTCCACACCACCACCGCGCGGGTGCCCGCGCTGGCGCCCGCGGCCGGGGAGACGAACCGCTCCCGGTTGAACGGGGCGGGACTGCCGTCGAAGGCGAAGCTCCAGTCGGTGCCGGCCCGGCCGACCGCCATGAGAGCTCTGTCGTCGTAGGACGAGAACTCCCTCTTGTCGTGCAGCGACGTGCGGCGCGACTCCCAGAAGGTCATGGGTTCGTTCAGCGCGGTGCCGTCCCCGTCCCTGCCCCCGTCCCCGAGACGTCCCGGCAACTCCTCCGGCCCCACCCCCTCCACCAGGACGAACCGGTAGGACGTGCGGTTGTTGCCCGGGTCCGGCTCCGCGAGCCACGCCAGGTCATCCGGGTCGAGCCCGGCCGTCGGCCCCGGTGTCCCACCGGCCTGCCCGCCCCTCGGAGTGGACAGCAGCTCGCGGCCCCGCTCCGGGGTCAGCAGCGGCCCGAGCACCGGGTCGGCCACCCATCCCAGCGGCGCCAGGTGGTCCGGTCCCAGCGGCTCCCACAGGGGCACAGCGTCCCTCAGCGTCCGCCATGCCCCGTCGGTGTCTCCCCACCGTGCCAGCTCCCGTGCCCGCTCGACCGCTTCCCCGAACGGTCCGGCCGCCGTGTACCGGTACGTGCCGTTCCTCACCAGGTCCAGCGTCGCGTAAGCCAGCGACACCAGGTCGTCGTCGGCGCCCCGCAGATGGAACGTCAGCGTGGAGTCGTCCCGGTACGAGTGCGCCGCGTGCTCGGCGACCAGGGGCGGCAGCAGCTCGGGAGCGTACTGCCGGTCCGTCACCAATCCGTCGAAATACACCATGGATGTCTGTCCGAGCAGGCGGCGTATCTGGTCGCCCAGCCCGGCGGCCCGCGGTCTGCCGTACTTCTTGGCCTCGTCCAGCGCCTCCCCGGCCCGTTCCCAGCCGCCGCGCAACGCCTCCAGCCGGGCCTCCTCCACCAGGGCGTCCAGCTCTCGCGTCGTGTCGTTGGCGAACACCGGCTCCTCGTCGCCCGGGTGCGCCCGCAGGCTGTGGAACTCCCGGTACATCTCCCGCATGAACTCGAGGAAGTTCGCGTGCCGCTCGGGCGGCGCGGCCCGCCAGCTCGCCCACGTGTACACGGCCCACTCACCGTCCTCGTCCACGTCCTCCGGATCCAAGAGGACGTGGGTGATGTCGGACTCCACGTCGAGCTGCAGACCGCGCCGCCAGATGTCCGCCTCCCGCCGCTCCTCGGGCCCGGCGTCCTCGTCCAGGTACTCCTCGAACATGTCCGCGAGTTGCGACTCGTTGTTGTGCCAGTGCGCGTTCTCGGTCCCCGCCAACAGCCACACGAACCCGCCCGCGTGCCGCCAGCCGTCGCTGACCTTGAGGAACTCCCGGTACGACGGGGGCATCCGGCGGCCGAGGCGCCCCTCCATGGCTGCGATCCGCTCCTCGGACGCGGGCGGGAACCCCAGCCACCGCGCCTGCCGGGCGGTCTCGTCCTCCTCGCCCGGTGTCTCGCCGTCCGGCAGGGAATCCGCCCACTCCCCGCTCCACCTGAGCAGGAAGGACCGCCAGTCGAATGCCGTGGTGTCCATCATGCGCCCGATGCTGCCACCCACCACTGACATCAGCGCTCCGCTCCTTGCCGCGGCCGACGGGACCCTCTCGTGCGCGCCCGGCACGGCGGTGGTGCCGGCGTGTTGTCCCCGCACCGTGGGCACCGCTGTGCGTGGAACAGCCACGACCTGCGGATCGGCCTGCCACGCGGGAACTCGCCACCACGGTCGACGACAGCCGAGTGTTCCCCCGTCGACCCCGCCGCCTTCCCGGCGACCAGAAGGACGCCTGGTACTGGACGGCCGAGCAGCGGTGTCCGGTTCTCGCCAGTCCGCCGTAAATGCCTGGACTGAGGACCTCCCCCGACGGGACAATTCCGACTTCCGAACCTCCGGGAGTGTGATGGGGACAACAGACACGCGAGGACCGACGCCGGGCAGGAGTGCGGTCGTTCTGGCACTGCGCCGCTACGGCCGGGAACTGCTGCGACTACGACGGCTCGCCCTGCCCGCGCTGCTGCTGCCGGCCGTGGGCAACATCGGCATCCGCTACGTCGCCCCCCTACTGATCGCCAAACTGGCAGGACAGGCCGCCGGCGACGGCGGTCTCACCCTCGGCTCGGCGCTGCCGTACGTGCTGGGCTTCGGCGTGACGCTGCTGCTCGCCGAGGCCGTGTGGCGGGTCGGACAGCACTGCCTGAACCGCGTGGACGCCCTCGGCATGGAACACCTGTACGTGAGCGGCATGGATGAACTCCTCGCCAAGGACGCGGCATTCTTCCACGACAACTTCGCCGGCTCCCTGACCAAACGGGTGCTGAGCTTCGGCAAGCGCTTCGAGGACTTCGTCGACACGGTGACGTACCGGATCGTGGGCAGTCTCGTCCCTCTGGTGTTCGGTGCCGTGGTGCTGTGGAGCTACGAACCGATGCTCGTCGCCGGGCTTCTTGTGATGATCGTGCTGACCGTGGTAGCCGCGACACCTCTGATCCGGCGCCGGCAGAGGCTCGTCAATGACCGTGAGGCGGCCATCGCCCGGGTCTCCGGCCACGTCGCCGACAGCCTCGTGAACATGGAGACCATCCGGGCGTTCGCGGCCGAGCGGCGGGAGGCCGACGAACACCGCAGCCGCGTCGCGGACTCCCGGCGCCTGACGCTGAGGTCATGGGACTACGGCAATCTGCGCGTCGACATCCTGATCGCCCCCATGTCCGTGCTGACCAACGTGCTGGGCCTGTTGGTCGCCATCGCCTTCGGTGGCCCGGGCCAGGGAGTCGAGGAGGTCGTCGTCGCTTTCACCTACTACTCCAACGCGACCCAGATCATGTTCGAGTTCAACCAGATCTACCGGCGTCTGGAAAGCTCGATGACCGAGGCCGCGCAGTTCACCGAGCTGCTGTTGGATCCGCCCACCGTGCTCGACCCGACGGAACCCGAACCGCTCGCACCGCGGGACACCGGCATCCGCTTCGAGGCGGTGACCTTCGCTCACGCGGGCGCGAAGCCGATTTTCCAGGGCCTCGACCTGGATGTGCCCGCAGGCGCACGCATCGGTCTGGTCGGCAGGTCCGGCGGCGGCAAGACCACACTCACCCGGCTCCTGCTACGGATGTCGGACATCGACGACGGACGCATCCTGATCGGTGGGCAGGACATCAGCCGACTGCGCCAGACCGACCTGCGCTCATCGATCGCCTACGTCCCGCAGGAACCCGCCATGTTCCACCGCAGCCTGCGGGACAACATCGCCTTCGCCCGGCCCGGCGCCACCGACGAGGAGATCCACGCCGCGGCCGCGGCCGCGCACGTCACGGAGTTCGCCGACCAACTCCCCGACGGCTTCGGCACTCTGGTGGGGGAGCGGGGAGTGAAACTCTCGGGCGGCCAGCGCCAGCGCGTCGCCCTCGCCAGGGCCATCCTGCGCGACGCCCCGATCCTGCTGCTCGACGAGGCGACCAGCGCGCTGGACTCGGAGAGCGAGCTCCTCGTCCAGGACGCCCTGTGGCGGTTGATGGACGGACGTACGGCCCTCGTGGTCGCCCACCGTCTGAGCACCGTCGCCGGCATGGACCGTCTCGTCGTCCTCGACCGCGGAAGCGTCGTCGAGCAGGGCACCCACGAGGAGCTGCGCGCGGCGAACGGTGCCTACGCCAAGCTGTGGCAGCACCAGTCGGGCGGATTCCTCGGCGAGAGCACCGAGTCGGCCCTCGGAGGCCCGGTCCCGGGAGCCGGTCCCGGCGGGCTGCCCGGACCGGCCGACCCGGCGCCGAACGGGGACCGCAGGACGTCGTCGCCCGCTCGTACGGGCACCGGGTCCACGTGACCGAGTCGGTCACGCACATCCTCACCCGTCGGCGGGAACCCGCCGCCACCCGATCTGGCGCAGCAGAGAGTCGACCTCCTCCTGGTGGGCGAGATCCCGCGCACGGGCCCGCGAGCCGCTGAGCGAGAGGCGGGAGAGTCCGTGGTGACCGTGGCACGGTGGCTCGGGCACTCCTCGCCGGCGGTCACCCTCGGTTACTATGCTCACTTCATGCCGGAGGCCGGAAGCAAGGGGCGGACGGCCATCGACGGATCGTTGGGGAGGCAGGAAGATCTGCATGCCGGTCCGTGCGAGGTTTCGCGGCCCGAAGGACAGCTCGCAGGACCGTCAGAGCCTCATCGCGCCGGTTAGCCCGAAGTAGGCAGACTCCAAGGTGGAATCGCGTTAGCAATGCCGTATCGCCACCGCTGCTCACTGCCTGGACGGTGTCACGGATGTCGGGAATGCGGTCGGAATCGGGCCGGCCAGCCGTCGGCCCCACTGCGGATCGCGCAGAGCGGCGCGGGCTGCCTGTTCCAGGCGGTGTGACGCGTCCCAGGCCTGGGGACGCGCGCGAAAGCCCTCGGGTGTGTGCTTGCCGCCGTGAAACCCGTAGCCCCTGGTCGCGACGACAACGTCACCCAGGCCGATGTCATCGGCGAGTCCACCCGCGACCCCGACGAAGGAGGAGCGCATCCGGCTGCAGCCAGGTGCGCGCCCGTTCCGTGATCACTGCCGCGCTCCTGGGTCCTTGTCCAATCTCCGCGAGCGCCACCACCAAGGGCTGTTCGGGAGCAAGTCCACTTCGAAGACGGTCCGTTCGGGGTGAACGCTTTCCCGCAGTGCCGTGAGATGGACGCGGAGCGCCCGGTACTTCAGCGGAAGCGCGGTCAGCGGGACCACGGTGCCTCTCATGCCTGTCGTCGCTGACATCGCCTCGCCCCCCGACTCCGACCATTCACGCATGTGCAAGATCTTCCTGCCGGTCGAACTGCTGACGAACTGGCGGGGTCTCCGCTACCGTCAAGCCTGCGATGGCGGCAACCCCGGCACGAGCCACGGGCTGGACCGGGATCGTCGGAAGCCCGGAGCGGATCCCGGGACGGCCCGCGGCTCTGCATTCTGCCGAAGGCTGTCCCGTGAGTGACCTTGGAGTTGATGCGGATGCGGACGGTCGGAGTGCGATCGGCTGCATTATCCGTGGAGAGCAGGGTTGAACAGGCGGGCGTTGCCGGGCGGGGCGTGAGGGATACCGCCGTCTGTCGGGCGGCAGCCGCGGAGGGTCTTCCAGGTCTTCGTGCGGGTGAAGGTGTGCTCGTCGCGGATGTGAATTCGCCTGTGGGGAAGGTTGAGTTGCTCCTTTCAGGCAGGAGGTTCCGCACCCTTTGTCCTGCGGTGCGGGAGGGCGAGTCAGGTGTCCTGACGGCCGCCGGATTCGAGGCGCCGGACGGCGGGGTGAGCCGACGCGTCGTCACGTTCGTGCCCCGGTACGCCGCAGCGCGCGGTATCCGGTTTCTCCGGCGGAAGGTTCGATGGCTGTCCTGAATGTACATCGGTCGTCATCACGCCCGTGACCAGTCGTCACGGGACAACCTTCAGGAGCGGCATGGCAAACCTGTTTGATGATCCGGACGCTTCTTTCACCGTCTTGTCGAACGTCGAGGGCCAGCATTCGCTGTGGCCGGTATCTGTGCCGACGCCGGCGGGCTGGCGTGCTGTCCACGGTCCCTCTGATCGGGAAGCGTGCCTGGATTACGTAGAGGCGAACTGGAGGGATCTGAGGCCGTTGAGTCTGGCACGGATGATGCGAGGTGACGGTGTCGACACCGAGTGATCGCACCTGCGCCCGTCAGGGCGCCCGACTCCGGATTGCGTAATAGATCAAGAACGATCTGCGGTATTACGACGTTGTGGAATCGCGGAATTGGTAAACAGGACGAGTCTGCGAAAGGTGTGATTTCGGATGGCCATCCGGACCGGTGAAGCGGCTGTCGATGGTGATGACCACGCTGACGGGGCGACCAGATCCCCACTGCTCCATGGCCCGAAGCGTTCTCGGAGTATGAGCGCAACCCTCGATCAGCTCATCTGCCGGCATGCGGAGACATCCCCGGAGGCCATCGCGGTCGCTGACCCTGACGGGAGTATCACTTACGGACAACTGGTGGACCGCGCCCGCCGTGTGGCGGAGGTGCTCCGCGCCAGGGGGATGGAAACCGAATCGCCGGTCGGTGTCCTGGTGCCCCGCTCGTGCGACTACGCGGTTGCCGTTCTCGGTGTCATGATCGCCGGATGCGCTTTTGTGCCGCTGGATCCGGAGTATCCGTTGGTCAGGCTGACCGGGGCGCTGCGTGACTCAGGTGCTGTCGGTCTGATATGCCGCAAGGACACCGAATCGCTTCTTCCGTTCGACGGAGAGCTGATCCGGTTGGATTCGATCGGGGGTGACGGTGTGCCGGCGGTTGAACGCCGTGAGGCGCCGTCGGCGAACCCACGATCCTGGGTCGGGTTCGCGCCCGATGACGCGAATCGGCTTGCGTGCATTTTGTACACATCGGGATCGACGGGAAAGCCTAAGGGCGTCGCCCTTCCTCATCGTGCGCTCGTGAACCACTTTCTCTGGGAAGCGGAGTTCCTTGGGGTCGGCCCGGCGGACCGCATTGCGCAGCGTGCTCCGAGTGGATTTGACGCGGCGTTGTGGGAGATGGCGGTGGCCTTGCTCTCGGGGGCGACGCTGGTTGTCGTTCCCACCGATGTCGCCACCATCACGTCGGTGTTCCGTGACTACGCCAATGCGCGTGGGATCACCCTGATGCTCGCGGTGCCGACCCTTCTCCAGGCGTATCTGGAGTCCGGGGTTCTCCGGGAGGTCCCTTCCATGCGTACCGTCGTGTCATGCGGTGAAGCTCTCAATCGGTCCTTGGCGGAGTCCATCAAGTCCGAGACCGGGGCGCGTCTCGTGAACGTGTATGGGCCGACTGAAGGCGGTGTCGGGGCCATGGAGTTCTCCGTGGACACTGAAGTGGTATCTGCCACTGTGCCGATCGGGAAACCGGCCGGAAACGTCACGATCTACGTCCTCGACGATCGCTTGATGCCGGCCGGCGCCGGCGACGTCGGTGAGGTGTACATCGCCGGGCCGCAACTCGCACGAGGGTATTTCAATGCGCCGGCCCAGACTTCCGAACGCTTCGTCGCTGATCACATCAGCGGAGTTCCGGGGGCCAGGATGTACCGGACGGGGGACCTGGCCCGGATGCTGCCGAGCGGGGATCTGGAATATCTGGGTCGGGGCGACGGACAGTTCAAGCTCCACGGAGTGCGCGTGGAGACTGCCGAAGTCGAAGCGGTTCTTGCTGAATGTCCAGGCGTCAGCGCGGCGGCAGTCGCCGTGAGGTCCGTGTCGGCGGGCACTTCGATTCTCGTCGCCTATGTTGTCGCCCTGCCGGAAGCGGGCGAAGGGCTCGTGGCGCGCCTGTACGAGTTTCTGCAGGATCGATTGCATGGGGCCATGATTCCCGCGCGATGTGTTCTTGTGGACCGGCTTCCGCTCTTGCCGAACGGGAAGGTCGACAGGGCGTCGCTCCCGGAAGTGGCTGCCAGGTCCGGAATGCCTGTCAAATCGACTTCGTAGCGGAGTCTTCGCGTGAAGCCGGGGTTCGCGGGAGGGCGCGTGCCCCGGCGGGAGGGGCGACGGGCGGACGTGCGTCGACGGCCTGCCGGTCCGCGCTCGGGCACGACGGACGCGACCTCTGGTGATCAAGGCTCTCGCATCCTTTGATCACGGACAGGAGCCGCGTTCGGGTGCCGTCATGGTCCGAGGCGGTGGACCGGCTTGCCCGCGGCGCCACCGCGTCCGCCGGGCGCCAGCACACCGGCCGCCACCGCCACAGGGCCTGTTGTCGACGCCGTTCCCGGGAACGGCGTCGCGACGAGTGCGCCGCGTCTCACCACTCGGTGACCACAGTGCGGTCCGGCGCCGGATGGTTCGCCGATGCCAGTTCCGTGTCGATCGCCGCCGCCAGGCTTCCCAGAGTTCTCAGCGTCATGATGGATTTCATCGGGATGTAGACATCGAAGGTCTCTTTGATCATGTTCGCGACCCTGAACGCGTCCATGCTGTTGCCGCCGAATTCGAAGAAGTTCGACTCGCTGTGCACCTCGTCGACGTCGAGGATCTTCTGCCACATCGTGGCGAGCAGTTGCTCCGTGTCCGTCAACTGTTCTGCCCCCGGCTCGGTTTCGTGGCGTGAACGGGTACCTGTCGACAAGGCATCGCTGACGAGGTCTATCAAGCTGCCGACGTCGGCCGGCTCGGTGGACGTCAACGCTCCGTCGTCGATTTCGACGGAGAACTCCTGCTCAAGTTCGCCGACGATGCGCCGAATCGCAGGCGGATCCAGGTTGATGGGGTCCGAGCGAAGCGAGAGCCCGTTGTCGAGGTCGGCCGTCTCGAGCGGGAGACCGAGCGTCGAAACGATGACTTGCCTGACCCTGACCGCAAGGGAAGCCGCAGGTTCGTGAGTTGCCACGTCTGTCCTCCCCGTCGAATTCCGCCCTCCGCGACCGACCTGGGCGGCCTCGACCGCGCAGGGCGCTGGAAGCCGGAAGTCTACACATCCGAGTGTGATGTGTGCATGGAGATCAAGTGGGGCGGACGGTCGGGCCAGGGATTCCGCCTCCTCGCCCGATGGAGGGAGTATTGCGTCTTGCGCCACGCGGAGGGTGATCGTAGGCTCGGCACGATCATGCTAATGGCATATGGGTCGTTGGGTTACGCGGGGAGGGCACCAGCCATGCCTGTGCGGGAGCAGCAAGTCTCCGAGATCTGGGCGGAAGTCCTCGCACTACCCGAGGTGGACGTCGATGCCAACTTCTACGATCTCGGCGGACATTCGCTGCTGCTGATAGACCTCGTGGGCCGGCTCAACCAGAAACTGGGAATCGAGACGGACATCGTCACGGTGCTGGAACATCCCACCGTCGTCGACTTCACCGCACACTGGAATTCCCTGCCCGCGACGGACGCCGACCGCTGACAGGACCCGGAGTCGTGATGACCCCCGACGAGCCCGACCGGCTTGCGAGCCTCTTCCTGACATCGGCTCACAACGCACCCGACCGGGCCGCGGTCCGGGACAGCGACGGCGCGTGGACCTACGCAGAAGTCGCCCGGGCCGCCTCAGACCTGGCCGGCCGGATCGCCGCGGCGGGGGTGGCACCCGGTGACCGGGTGGGCGTTATGGCCGCGCGCCGGGCCGGTGGCCCGGTGGCGATCCTCGCCATCCTGTGGAGCGGGGCCACCTACGTACCGATCGATCCCGACTGGCCTGCCGCGCGCCGTGCCGCCGTCCTGCGGGACGCACGGGTCCGGATGGTGCTGGCGGTCGACACCGCGCGGGACACGCCGGAGGCGGTCCAGCGTCTCGACCTGACCACACCGGTACTGCTCCAGGCCCCAAGCACGCCAAGCGACGCGGCGCCCGTCGCCCCGCGCCCCCGGCCTCACCCGGGCGCGGCCTACGTCATGTTCACCTCCGGCTCGACCGGGGTGCCCAAGGGCGTCGAGGTGCGATCCGCCTCCGCGTCCGGACTGGTGGCGTCGGTGGCGTCGCTGATCGGAATGGGTCCGGACTCCGTCTTCGTGGCGCTGTCCTCCTTCGCCTTCGACATCTCCGTGTTCGACATATTCGCCCCCTGGTCCGTCGGCGGCGAGCTGGTCGTCGCCACCGAACTGCAGATCCTGGCGAACCAGTTGGGGCCACTCCTCGAAGCGTCCGGGCGACAGGTGTTCACGCAGACCACGCCCACGGTTCTGGGACATCTGCTCGACGCCGGACTCCGGCTGCCGCCGTCCACCATCCTGCTGCTCGCCGGGGAACGCCTGAGGCGATCACTCGTCGCGCAGGTCACGCACGTCCAGCAGGTGTGGAACCTGTACGGGCCGACCGAGACCACCATCTACGCGACCGCGCACGCCTGTCTTCCGCTGGATCCCGGCGACCCGGAACCGGACCTGCCGATCGGGACCGCGGTCAACGACGCGGTGCTGGAGATCCGGCCGCTGTCCGACGCCTCACGGGACGTCGGCGAACTCGTCGTCGGCGGACCCGGCGTCGCCCTGGGCTACTTCGGCCGCCCGGACCTGACCGCGGAGCGCTTCCCGGACGGCGGATCGCGATACGCCACCGGCGACGTGGTCCGGCGCCGGGCCGACGGCCTGCTGGTGCATGCCGGACGGCTGGACCGTCAGGTGAAGATCCGCGGCAACCGGGTCGAGCTGGACGAGGTCGAAACCGCGCTCACCGACCTGGTCGGCCACGGCCGCGTCGCGGTCCGGATGGACACACACCGCGTGCTGGGCCCGCACCTCGCGGCTTTCGTCAGCGATCCCGGCTGCGACGCCCCGGCCCTGCGCCGGCAACTGGCCGGCCGTCTCCCCGCCTACATGGTGCCCACCCGGATCCATCAGGTGCCCGAGATCCCGACGACCAGCAGCGGCAAGACCGATCACCGGGCCCTGCTCGCGCCGGACGAGAGCGGTACGTGGGAAGAGACGGTCTTCGACACCCTCGCGAAACTCTGGGAACAGCACCTCGGCACGCCCGCGGCGCCCGACGCCAACTTCTACGCGATCGGCGGCCGACCGCCCATCGCCCGGCAGATCGCGCTCGGACTGCGGCAGGCCTACGACACCGACGTCGACGCCGAGGTGATCCTCCGCCACCCCGTCCTGTCCGACCTCGTGGCAGCCGTGACCGAGCTGGTGCGGACGTCGATGCCGCAGGACTGAACGAGACGCCCGCCGCGCTTCGAGCGCGGCGGGCGTCTCGGTGACACAGAACGGTCAACCCGTCGACGCACGGCCCTGGGATCCGGAGTCGACCGCCGGTCCGCTCTCCGGCACCGGCAGCCCGTCGACCGGCGCGCCCGGATCGGCCAGTCCGGCAGCGAGCAGGGCCAGCAGGGTGTCCTGCCAACGTCGCGCGGAGGCTTGGTCGAACCGGTCGGAGGCGTACTCGATCTCGCCCGCCACCCCGGCGGCGTCCTGCCGCACGGTCCAGGTCAGCGCGACCTTCGCGGTCCGCGAGTGGACGAACCGCTCGGTGATGTCGAGGCCTTCGATGTCGCCGAAACCGTCCAGCGGGGTGGACTGCATGGCGAAGATCGCCTGGAACAGCGGGTTCTCCCCGGCGCCGCCGGACCGCCTCATGCCTTCCACCAGCTCGGAGAACGGCAGCTCCTGGTGGGTCAGCGCCCCCGCCAGCGCCTCGTTCGTGCGGGCGATCAGCTCACGGAAGCTCATGCCCTCGGTGAAGCGCATCCGCAGCGGAAGCGTGTTGACCAGATAACCGATCAGCTCCTCCGTCCCGGGCCGGTTCCGGCAGGCCATCGGCACGCCGACCACCGTCTCCTCGACCCCGCCGGTCCGGCGCAGCGTCGCGAAGAAGGCCGCGAGCAGAACGGCGAATTCCGTCGTGCCGCACATGCCGGCGACGCGCTGCAGCGCGGCGGGATCCACGGCAGTGCGTGGCAGCTCCACGGCGAATCCCCCGGTGCCGACTAGCTTCCCGGCGGCTGACGCCGAGCCCGGTGCCGCGGCCGGCAGATCCCCGGCGAGCTCGGACCGCCAGTACGCCCGCTGCCTGTCCGCTTCCGGACCGAGCAGCCAGCGCTCCTGCCAGGCGGAGTAGTCGGCGTACTGGAGGGTCGACTCCGGCAGGGGCCGACCGGAGTAGAGCGCACCGAACTCCCGCCAGAACACGGCGAGCGACCAGGCGTCGAAGACCGCGTGGTGCACGTTGACCAGCCACAGGTGCTCCTCGGCACTGACGCGGAAGCACGCCGACCGCAGGAGCGGGCCGGTGGCGAGGTCGAACGGGCGCCCGGCCTCCATCTCGACGAGGCGGAACGCCTCGTCGACGTCGGCGGCGACGGTCAGCGCGGTGTGGACCGGGCCGGCGGGCTGAATCCGCTGCCGAAGCTCGCCGTCCTGGTACTCCAGCACCGTGCGCAGCGCCTCGTGCCGGGCGACGATGGCGGTCAGCGCGGCGTCGAGGCGATCGAGGTCGAGGGGACCACGGATCCGGTAGCAGACCGGAATCGCGTAGGTGGGCGAGCCGCGGTGTACCTGGTCCACGAACCACAGGGCCCGCTGCCCGCGCGAGGCGGGGGGCCGGTCGCCATGGCCGCACGAGGGCACGACCGCGGCGTCCGCGACGGTGCGACCGTGTTCCCGCTTCACCGCGGCTGCGATGCCCGCCACGTTCGCAGCCGCACGCAGCTGGGCGAACGTCAGCGCCACACCCGTCACCTCGGTGACCCGGCTGAGCAGTCGCAGCCCCCGAAGGGAGTCGCCTCCGGCCGCGAAGAAGTCCTCGTCGCGGCCGGCGGGCGGGCCGTCCAGCACGTCGCCGACGAGGGTGGCCAGGACACGTTCGAGCGTCGACATCCCGGCCGCGCCCGCGTCGTCGGCGCGGCCGGTGCGACCGGCTCGCGTCGGCGCGGTCGCCGGCAGCCGGGAGCGGGCCACCTTGCCGTTGAGCGGCGAGCGCGGGATGCGCTCCAGGAGCACGAAGGTCTGGGGCACCATGGCCTCGTGCAACCGGTCGGCGGCGTCGGCGCGGATCGCCGCCTGGGA from Streptomyces sp. DSM 40750 includes these protein-coding regions:
- a CDS encoding amino acid adenylation domain-containing protein; the protein is MPGPCIHHTFEAQAARTPDAVAAAWDGGTFTYRELDQHANQFAHLLVAEGIGPEHLVGVVMEPSPRLLITMLGIWKAGGVYVPVDPSLPRDVAEAMLTEAGTVLVVRDAQITVAPPGLPVMDADRLDLSGQPAAAPQPALHPANLAYCVFTSGSTGKPKRVAVQHDSFVNHAKSLRAELRLEATDRVLQSTAIAFDAALEEIWPAWAAGGAVVMPDKRQFTSVEFTDLIERLAVTMVSLPSAYWHQWVDDLTAGLVPLPACLRIVFIGGDKIHVDKLAAWYRIPGAEKIDWVSDYGPTETSISVALHRPDGVDVSDPDPDAYALVPIGRAFAGAALYVLDDGLRPVPDDEPGDLWVGGPPVSRGYHANPIATAERYLPDPQGPPGSRMYRTGDRASRRPDGTLVFLGRSDRQVKIRGYRVEPGQVESAVLRCAGVKDAVVIAVDDPPFGSRLVAYVEAEPGVSQAAIRADAADRLHEAMVPQTFVLLERIPRSPLNGKVARSRLPATAPTRAGRTGRADDAGAAGMSTLERVLATLVGDVLDGPPAGRDEDFFAAGGDSLRGLRLLSRVTEVTGVALTFAQLRAAANVAGIAAAVKREHGRTVADAAVVPSCGHGDRPPASRGQRALWFVDQVHRGSPTYAIPVCYRIRGPLDLDRLDAALTAIVARHEALRTVLEYQDGELRQRIQPAGPVHTALTVAADVDEAFRLVEMEAGRPFDLATGPLLRSACFRVSAEEHLWLVNVHHAVFDAWSLAVFWREFGALYSGRPLPESTLQYADYSAWQERWLLGPEADRQRAYWRSELAGDLPAAAPGSASAAGKLVGTGGFAVELPRTAVDPAALQRVAGMCGTTEFAVLLAAFFATLRRTGGVEETVVGVPMACRNRPGTEELIGYLVNTLPLRMRFTEGMSFRELIARTNEALAGALTHQELPFSELVEGMRRSGGAGENPLFQAIFAMQSTPLDGFGDIEGLDITERFVHSRTAKVALTWTVRQDAAGVAGEIEYASDRFDQASARRWQDTLLALLAAGLADPGAPVDGLPVPESGPAVDSGSQGRASTG